Proteins from one Mycteria americana isolate JAX WOST 10 ecotype Jacksonville Zoo and Gardens chromosome 1, USCA_MyAme_1.0, whole genome shotgun sequence genomic window:
- the CGGBP1 gene encoding CGG triplet repeat-binding protein 1 isoform X6 has protein sequence MERFGVKSAPSRNRSKTALYVTPQDRVTEFGSELHEDGGKLFCTSCNVVLNHVRKSAINDHLKSKTHTKRKAEFEEQNVRKKQRTLTASLQCNSTAQTEKTSVIQDFVKMCLEANIPLEKADHPSVRAFLSRYVKNGSSIPKSDQLRKAYLPDGYDNENQLINTEDR, from the coding sequence ATGGAACGATTTGGAGTAAAGTCCGCTCCATCACGTAACCGCTCAAAGACTGCTTTGTATGTGACTCCTCAGGATCGTGTAACTGAGTTTGGCAGTGAGCTGCACGAAGATGGAGGAAAACTCTTCTGTACTTCCTGCAATGTGGTTCTGAATCACGTTCGCAAGTCTGCCATCAATGACCACCTCAAGtctaaaacacacacaaagcGAAAGGCAGAGTTTGAAGAACAGAATGTCAGGAAGAAGCAAAGGACTCTGACTGCCTCCCTTCAGTGCAACAGTACTGCCCAAACAGAGAAAACCAGCGTCATCCAGGACTTTGTGAAAATGTGCCTGGAAGCTAATATTCCACTTGAGAAGGCTGATCATCCATCTGTGCGAGCCTTCCTGTCCCGCTACGTCAAGAATGGCAGTTCGATACCTAAGTCAGACCAGCTACGGAAAGCATACCTGCCTGATGGGTATGACAATGAGAACCAACTCATCAATACTGAAGACCGTTGA